A genomic region of Phragmites australis chromosome 2, lpPhrAust1.1, whole genome shotgun sequence contains the following coding sequences:
- the LOC133909761 gene encoding rapid alkalinization factor-like, giving the protein MAHPFRAAVLLVLLVVSVAVLAAPASAFTGVKGAGDLGQLGAVVMRRGGRACRGSVGECMEYFDVDAEGGDDVAAMVTGKRRVLQSGSGYIGYDALRRDSVPCSQRGASYYNCQPGAEANPYTRGCSQITQCRG; this is encoded by the coding sequence ATGGCTCACCCGTTCCGCGCCGCTGTCCTTCTTGTCCTCCTGGTCGTGTCCGTCGCCGTGCTCGCCGCGCCGGCGTCGGCGTTCACAGGCGTGAAGGGCGCTGGCGACCTGGGCCAGCTGGGCGCGGTCGTGATGCGGCGTGGCGGGCGGGCGTGCCGTGGCTCGGTGGGCGAGTGCATGGAGTACTTCGACGTGGACGCGGAGGGCGGGGACGACGTCGCGGCCATGGTCACCGGCAAGCGTCGGGTGCTGCAGAGCGGGTCCGGGTACATCGGCTACGACGCGCTGCGGCGGGACAGCGTGCCGTGCTCGCAGCGCGGGGCCTCCTACTACAACTGCCAGCCCGGCGCCGAGGCCAACCCCTACACCCGCGGCTGCAGCCAGATCACCCAGTGCAGGGGCTAG
- the LOC133910295 gene encoding rapid alkalinization factor-like, which yields MAQLHHVAAVLLLLALSIAALTAPAAAFTATKGGMAGDLGAVVMRRGGRTCRGTVAECMEYSDVDAEGEGDVAAMITGKRRVLQGVSGYICYDALRRNSVPCSQRGASYYNCQPGAEANPYSRGCSQITQCRD from the coding sequence ATGGCACAGCTGCACCATGTCGCcgctgtcctcctcctcctggcccTGTCCATCGCCGCGCTCACCGCGCCTGCCGCGGCGTTCACGGCCACGAAGGGAGGCATGGCCGGCGACCTGGGCGCGGTCGTGATGCGGCGGGGCGGGCGGACTTGTCGTGGCACGGTGGCCGAGTGCATGGAGTACTCCGACGTCGACGCGGAGGGCGAGGGCGACGTGGCGGCCATGATTACCGGCAAGCGTCGGGTGCTGCAGGGCGTGTCCGGGTACATCTGCTACGACGCGCTGCGGCGGAACAGCGTGCCGTGCTCGCAGCGCGGGGCCTCCTACTACAACTGCCAGCCCGGCGCCGAGGCCAACCCCTACTCCCGCGGCTGCAGCCAGATCACCCAGTGCAGGGACTAG
- the LOC133893813 gene encoding probable U6 snRNA-associated Sm-like protein LSm4, translating to MLPLSLLKTAQGHPMLVELKNGETYNGHLVNCDTWMNIHLREVICTSKDGDKFWRMPECYIRGNTIKYLRVPDEVIDKVQEETSKSRSDRKPPGVGRGRGRGDIGAKPGGRGIGRGQDDGGKGGGGRGRGGVGGKGGNKGGGRGRG from the exons ATG cttcccctctctctcctcaagaCCGCCCAGGGGCATCCCATG CTCGTGGAGCTGAAGAATGGAGAAACGTACAACGGGCATCTGGTTAATTGTGATACATGGATGAACATCCACCTCAGGGAGGTTATTTGCACCTCGAAG GACGGTGACAAGTTTTGGAGGATGCCAGAGTGTTACATCCGCGGGAACACCATCAAGTATCTTCGAGTTCCTGATGAG GTGATTGACAAGGTTCAGGAAGAAACTTCTAAGAGCCGATCAG ATAGGAAGCCGCCAGGTGTTGGCcgtggaagaggaagaggagataTTGGTGCTAAACCTGGAGGCAGAGGCATTGGACGTGGCCAAGATGATGGAGGCAAAggtggtggtggccgtggaAGGGGTGGAGTTGGTGGTAAAGGTGGTAACAAAG GTGGGGGCCGTGGCCGTGGCTGA